The genome window ACGTGTACGCGGCCCAGCCGCCCCTCTACCGCGTTCGCTACCGTGGCGAGACGTACGACGCGATGACCGAGGAAGAGCGCGACCGGATCGTCGAGGAGGAGTGCGACGGCAACCCCACGCAGGTCCAGCGGTTCAAGGGCCTCGGCGAGATGAACCCCGACCAGCTGTGGGACACCACGATGGACCCGGAGAACCGCCGGCTCAAGCGGATCACCATCGACGACGCGGCCGCGGCGGACCGGATGTTCAACGTGCTGATGGGTGACGCGGTCGAGCCGCGCAAGCAGTTCATCAAGGAGCACGCGACCGAGGCGGAGTGGGTGGACATATGAGCTCGGAGAGTCCCGACCCGGACCACGCGGACGTCCGCGCCGCGCAGGTGACGAACGCGCGCATCGAGGACGAGATGGAGCAGTCGTACATCGACTACGCGATGTCCGTCATCGCGGGACGGGCGCTCCCGGACGTGCGCGACGGGCTCAAGCCCGTCCACCGGCGCATCCTCTTCGCGATGAACGAGGCGGGCGTGACGAGCAACTCCGCGCACCGCAAGTCCTCCTCCGTCGTCGGCGAGACGATGGGCGACTACCACCCGCACGGCGACAGCGCGATCTACGACACGCTCGCGCGGATGGCGCAGGACTTCTCGATGCGCTACCCGCTCGTCGACGGCCAGGGGAACTTCGGCTCCGTCGACGGCGACCCGCCGGCCGCGATGCGGTACACGGAGGCCCGGATGGCCCCCATCGCCGAGGAGCTCATGGCGGACATCGAGCGCGACACCGTCGACTTCTCGGCGAACTACGACGACCGCTTAGAGGAGCCGGAGGTGCTGCCCGCGGCGTTCCCGAACCTGCTCGTCAACGGCTCGTCAGGCATCGCCGTCGGGATGTCGACGAACATCCCGCCGCACAACCTCGGCGAGGTGATCGACGCCACCGTCGAGCTGATCGAGACCCCCGACGCGAGCGTCGAGGACCTGATGGAACACGTCAAGGGGCCGGACTTCCCGACCGGCGCGAACATCGTCGGGCGGAACGCGGTCCACAAGGCGTACAAGACGGGCCGCGGGCGGATCCGCGTCCGCGCGGAGTTCGAGGTCGACGAGGAGGAGGGCCGGATCGTCATCAGCGAGCTCCCCTTCCAGCAGAACAAGTCGCGGCTCGTCGAGCGCATCGCCGAGGACGTCAACGAGGGCGCGATCGAGGGGATCCGCGACCTGCGCGACGAGTCCGACCGCGACGGGATCCGGATCGTCGTCGAGCTCAAGCGCGACGCGATGGCCGAGGTCGTCAAGAACCAGCTGCTAGAGAGCCACCTCGAACGCACGTTCGGCGTCATCAACCTCGCCCTCGTCGACGGCTCGCCGCAGGTGTTGGACCTGAAGCAGACGCTCGAACACTACGTCGACCACCGCCGCGAGGTCGTGCGCCGTCGCTCCGAACACGAGCTCGCCGAGCGCGAGGACCGTGCGCACATCCTCGAAGGCCGCCTGAAGGCGCTCGACAACGTCGACAGCGTGGTCGAGACGATCCAGGACTCCGACGACCGCGACGCCGCGAAGGCCGCGCTGGAGTCGACGTTCGACTTCACCGAGGCGCAGGCGGCCCACATCGTCCGGATGCAGCTCGGCTCGCTCACCTCGATGGAGACGGCGGAGATCGAGGAGGAGTACGAGGAGGTGAACGCGCGGATCGAGCGGCTGGAGACCATCCTCTCTGACCCCGACGAGCTCGACCAGGTGATCGTCGACGAGCTTCGGGAGATCAAAGCCGAGTACGACGACGAGCGCCGCACGAGCTTCATCGAGGACGCGGGCGACGTGACCCACGAGGACCTGATCCCCGAGGAGGAACAGGTCGTCGTGATGAGCGAGGACGACTACATCAAGCGGATGCCGCTCGACGAGTTCCGCGCGCAGAACCGCGGCGGCAAGGGGATCATCGGCACCGGGCTCAAGGAGGGCGACCGCGTCTCCTCCGTGTTCGCGGCCAACTCCCACGACTACCTCCTCGTCTTCACGAACCGCGGGCAGATCTACGAGCTGAAGACCTACGAGATCCCGGAGATGTCCCGCACGGCCCGCGGGAAGTCCGCGGTCAACCTCCTCGACCTCGACGACGGCGAGGAGATCGAGTCGGTGGTCAACACGGAGGACCTCGACGACGACGAGTTCCTCACGATGGTCACTCGCGACGGCTACATCAAGCGGACCGCCGTCGACGAGTTCGGCAACATCCGGTCGACGGGGATCCGCGCGATCCGGCTGGAGGACGGCGACGAGCTCGTCGACGTGGAGGTGACCGACGGCGAGACCGACATCGTCATCGGCAGCCGGAACGGGATGGCGATCCGCTTCGACGAGTCGGACGCCCGCGCGATGGGTCGCACGGCCCGCGGCGTGATCGGCATCGACCTCCGCGAGGGAGACGCCGTCGCCGGCGTCGCCGCAATCGACGACGAGTACCACAACTGGGTGCTCACCGTCACCGAGAACGGGTACGGGAAGCGCTCCGACCTCGACGAGTACCGCCCGCAGTCGCGCAACGGCAAGGGGCTCGTCGACATCAAGACCGGCGACCGGAACGGCGAGGTCGTCGCCATCGAGGCGGTCACCTACGGCGACCACCTCGTCGCGATGAGCGGGGCCGGCCAGATCATGCGGACCCGCGTCGAGGAGATCTCGACGGTGAGCCGCAACACGAAGGGAGTCATCGTGATGAACCTCGAACCCGACGACGAGGTCGCCTCGGTCGACATCGTCCCCGAGTCGGTCCACGCCGCCGCGGACGGGGAAGAGGCGGACGACGACGGGACGGACGCCGACGAGACGGACGACGAATAGCGGACCGAGAACCGATTTTCGTTTTCGCGTTTTGCCGCCCTCGCGGCGTGTCCGGGCTTGAAGTCCCGCCGCGACGAGCGATCGCCATGGAACGACGCAGACTCCTCGCCGTGAGCACCGGCTCGCTCGCAGCCGCGGCCGCCGGCTGTCTCGGCCTCGGTGAGGCCGACCCCGGCCGACTCGACCTGACGGTCCGCAACGACGGCGACGCCCCCGTCGACGTGGAGGTGGTCGTCGAGGGAGACGACGGGACGACGTACGCGGAGGAGTCCGACCGCGTCGACGCCGGCGTCGCTCGGGCGTTCGAGGTCGCCGTGGGGGCGACGGGCCGACACGAGGTAACGGTGACCGGCGTCGACTGGGAGGGACGACTCGCGTGGGACGCGGACACCTGTCGGCTGTACGACGGGCGGGTCACGGTCGACGGCGAGACCGTCGAGGTCGCGGGCGAGTGCGCCGACCTGCGATAGATCCTTCAGGAAAATTACTTACTGTCGCCGCGAAAATCACCGGACGAGATGACCGAGTACGAGGGGATAGACGAGGTCGTACACGAACCGAGCGAGGCGTTCGCCGAGTCGACGAACGTCGCCGCGTTCATGCGGGAGTACGGGATCGACGACTACGAGGAACTGATCGAGCGCACCACATCGGCGGTCGACGGCGAGCCCGCGTCCGGCGTCGACTGGTTCTGGGACGAGATCGTCGACTACCTCGACATCGAGTTTTACACGGACTACGACGCGGTCCGGGACGGCGCGGAGCGACGCTCCGCGGGCAACCGGACGCAGTCCGGTGACGACTCCGACGGCCCGCAGTTCTCCGACTGGTATCCCGGCGGCGAGATCAACGTCTCGCACAACGTCGTCGACCGCCACGCCGCGGTCGACTCGCCGAACCGG of Halorubrum trapanicum contains these proteins:
- the gyrA gene encoding DNA gyrase subunit A is translated as MSSESPDPDHADVRAAQVTNARIEDEMEQSYIDYAMSVIAGRALPDVRDGLKPVHRRILFAMNEAGVTSNSAHRKSSSVVGETMGDYHPHGDSAIYDTLARMAQDFSMRYPLVDGQGNFGSVDGDPPAAMRYTEARMAPIAEELMADIERDTVDFSANYDDRLEEPEVLPAAFPNLLVNGSSGIAVGMSTNIPPHNLGEVIDATVELIETPDASVEDLMEHVKGPDFPTGANIVGRNAVHKAYKTGRGRIRVRAEFEVDEEEGRIVISELPFQQNKSRLVERIAEDVNEGAIEGIRDLRDESDRDGIRIVVELKRDAMAEVVKNQLLESHLERTFGVINLALVDGSPQVLDLKQTLEHYVDHRREVVRRRSEHELAEREDRAHILEGRLKALDNVDSVVETIQDSDDRDAAKAALESTFDFTEAQAAHIVRMQLGSLTSMETAEIEEEYEEVNARIERLETILSDPDELDQVIVDELREIKAEYDDERRTSFIEDAGDVTHEDLIPEEEQVVVMSEDDYIKRMPLDEFRAQNRGGKGIIGTGLKEGDRVSSVFAANSHDYLLVFTNRGQIYELKTYEIPEMSRTARGKSAVNLLDLDDGEEIESVVNTEDLDDDEFLTMVTRDGYIKRTAVDEFGNIRSTGIRAIRLEDGDELVDVEVTDGETDIVIGSRNGMAIRFDESDARAMGRTARGVIGIDLREGDAVAGVAAIDDEYHNWVLTVTENGYGKRSDLDEYRPQSRNGKGLVDIKTGDRNGEVVAIEAVTYGDHLVAMSGAGQIMRTRVEEISTVSRNTKGVIVMNLEPDDEVASVDIVPESVHAAADGEEADDDGTDADETDDE